DNA sequence from the Streptomyces sp. CA-210063 genome:
CCAACGAGGTACTGCTCCTGTGGCGGCATCGCTTCATCACCGACAGCTGGGGGTGGGAGCTCGCGGCGGGCGTCGTCGAGGACGGCGAGGCCATCGCCGAGGCGGCCGCCCGTGAACTGGAGGAGGAGACCGGATGGCGGCCGGGACCCCTGCACCACCTGATGAGCGTCGAGCCCTCCAACGGGCTCACCGACGCCCGGCACCACATCTACTGGGCCGACGAGGGCGCGTATGTCGGTCACCCCGTGGACGACTTCGAGTCGGACCGTCGGGAATGGGTTCCCCTCAAGCTCGTTCCCGACATGGTCGCCCGCGGCGAGGTCCCGGCCGCCACCATGGCGGCCGCACTGCTCCTGCTGCACCACCTCAGGCTCGGGCAGGACGCCAAGCCCTGAACCCCCCGTCGCGTCCCGCCCGGCCGGCTAGTGGCCCAGCGCCTGCCAGACGGCCACCACCAGGGCGCCCAGTGCTGTCAGGACCGCGACCGCGGGCAGCGGCCAGCGGGCGTGCTCCAGGGCGACGATCCGTGCGCTCAGGTCGTCCAGTTCCTTGGCGGTCTGTTCGGCGCGGTGGCTCAGCAGGGTGTGCCCGCCTTCGACGCGCGCGTGCGCCACATCCAGGCGGCGGCGTAACTCTGCGAGTTCGCCGTGGAGCACGGGATGCTCGGGGTCGATG
Encoded proteins:
- a CDS encoding NUDIX domain-containing protein, which translates into the protein MQWTKQSEQTVYWNRWFSVNLADVALPDGRHLDHFLIRLRPVAVATVINESNEVLLLWRHRFITDSWGWELAAGVVEDGEAIAEAAARELEEETGWRPGPLHHLMSVEPSNGLTDARHHIYWADEGAYVGHPVDDFESDRREWVPLKLVPDMVARGEVPAATMAAALLLLHHLRLGQDAKP